From a single Armatimonadia bacterium genomic region:
- a CDS encoding glycosyltransferase family 4 protein, which produces MRILHLAAGAGPMYCGACARDLALARGLIGRGHDFQIIPLYTPLKTEGDDPFPTQPVFLGGINAYLQQYSGLFRRLPPFLDRILDSPALLRWASRFALSTEAADLGATTVSVLAGREGNQVKEFARLLDYLLSQDRPHLFSITNTLLSGVAPELKARFGLPITCGLQGEDGFVRSMTEPHRTQAQDLMRRNARAIDLFIAPTHAYAQEMADYLALPAEKVKVVHTGLEVDPYRRIAMGRSARLADAPFTLGYLSSITPGKGLDLLVEALRVLLRDAGRDVRLRVAGLVLDAGYWRSLQASVKRSGLADRIEYLGEVGLEGKLGLLSGVDAFSVPSRFSEARGVAVMEALAAGVPVVVPNAGAYPELLALCGGGTLFPPGDAAALASQLAQVMDDPAGAHQRAQAGSEALATLYSHERTAAEYEKALEPLLPT; this is translated from the coding sequence TTGCGCATCCTCCATCTGGCGGCCGGAGCCGGACCGATGTACTGCGGCGCCTGTGCACGTGACCTGGCCCTTGCCCGAGGGCTCATCGGCCGCGGGCATGACTTCCAGATCATCCCGCTGTACACGCCTCTCAAGACCGAGGGCGACGACCCCTTCCCCACTCAACCTGTCTTCCTCGGCGGCATCAACGCCTATCTGCAACAGTATTCAGGCCTGTTCCGTCGCCTGCCGCCCTTCCTCGACCGCATACTTGACAGCCCTGCACTCCTCCGCTGGGCCTCCCGGTTCGCGCTGAGTACCGAAGCCGCAGACCTCGGCGCCACGACGGTCTCCGTCCTGGCTGGCCGCGAGGGCAACCAGGTCAAGGAGTTCGCCCGCCTTCTGGACTACCTCCTCTCCCAGGATCGTCCCCACCTGTTCAGCATCACGAACACGCTCCTGTCGGGCGTAGCGCCGGAGCTAAAGGCACGCTTCGGTCTGCCGATCACCTGCGGCCTCCAGGGCGAAGACGGCTTCGTCCGCTCGATGACCGAGCCCCATCGAACCCAGGCCCAGGACCTCATGCGCCGCAACGCCAGGGCCATCGACCTGTTCATTGCTCCGACCCACGCCTATGCGCAGGAGATGGCCGACTACCTGGCCCTGCCCGCTGAGAAGGTCAAGGTCGTCCACACTGGGCTAGAGGTCGACCCCTATCGTCGCATCGCGATGGGACGCTCGGCTCGCCTGGCCGACGCGCCCTTCACTCTTGGCTACCTGTCCTCCATCACCCCCGGCAAGGGGCTTGACCTGCTGGTGGAGGCGCTGCGAGTGCTCTTGCGCGATGCGGGCCGTGACGTGCGGCTTCGCGTGGCTGGCCTCGTACTCGACGCAGGCTACTGGAGGAGCCTCCAGGCATCGGTGAAGCGATCGGGGCTCGCTGATCGGATCGAATATCTGGGGGAGGTCGGTCTCGAGGGGAAGCTTGGCCTGCTGTCCGGCGTCGACGCTTTCTCCGTCCCCAGCAGGTTCAGTGAGGCTCGCGGCGTTGCCGTCATGGAAGCCCTGGCCGCCGGGGTGCCGGTCGTCGTGCCAAACGCCGGTGCATACCCCGAACTGCTCGCCCTCTGTGGCGGCGGAACGCTGTTCCCACCGGGTGACGCTGCGGCCCTGGCCTCTCAACTCGCACAGGTCATGGACGACCCCGCGGGAGCGCATCAGAGGGCCCAGGCAGGCTCGGAGGCTCTGGCCACGCTCTACTCCCATGAACGGACCGCCGCCGAGTACGAGAAGGCGCTGGAACCCCTGCTCCCGACCTGA
- a CDS encoding beta-galactosidase, translated as MNRYLSFLSIGALALPALACLAFTVPVHCAAADLMLFDFEGGFDFSKVPTSDVKVSQAKTEGGSALRVDSGHGVDWPGITLVAPGGTWDLSKCDYIALDVRNVGTKDVQVNCRVDNAGADGVNNCNTGNIALKPGESGVLQVTFSRKPQGIPGIKLFGMRGYPTQQADTTHTIDPAKVTQLVVFVGKPTADHSYEIDNVRAGGTYTPPPPDTVTAETFFPFIDTFGQYVHREWPGKTHSVAEMTQRVTEEAKDLADHPRPATWDKWGGYAKGPTLKATGFFRTEKYDGKWWLVDPDGKLFWAHGMDCVRSGDYTPTDDRKTWFQDFGGDKPEFQEFWGVQGHVVNGYYAGKQPKVFNFTNANLKRKYGDSWRDLSAQQAHRRLASWGMNTIANWSDQNVYLMHQTPYTVAAGTGGKNIAGSTGYWGQFRDVFDPSFKEATQKRMAQEVGKSAGDPWCLGYFVDNELSWGDDTSLALAALQSPADQAAKRVFLEDLKAKYGTIDKLNAIWGTTCASWEALLESRAAPDKQKAGEDLRAFYSKLAETYFKTVRDCVKEVAPDNLYLGCRFAWTNNAAAQAAAKYCDVVSYNLYRRSVADLDFAGLGDVPRIIGEFHFGALDRGMFHTGLVKVKDQAERADVYRSYLRGALLNPTFVGTGWFKYQDEPTTGRGLDGENYQIGFVDCCDTPYPETIAASREVGADMYEVRLGLVK; from the coding sequence ATGAACAGGTATCTGTCCTTCTTGTCCATCGGCGCGTTGGCTCTCCCGGCGCTGGCCTGTCTGGCCTTCACCGTGCCCGTCCACTGCGCAGCAGCAGACCTCATGCTCTTCGATTTCGAGGGCGGCTTTGACTTCTCGAAGGTCCCGACCTCCGACGTGAAGGTCTCCCAGGCCAAGACCGAGGGCGGTTCCGCTCTTCGGGTGGATAGCGGTCACGGTGTGGACTGGCCGGGCATCACTCTGGTCGCTCCCGGCGGCACCTGGGACCTATCGAAGTGCGACTACATCGCCCTTGATGTGCGGAACGTCGGCACCAAGGACGTGCAGGTCAACTGCCGCGTTGACAACGCCGGCGCCGACGGTGTCAACAACTGCAACACAGGCAACATCGCCCTCAAGCCCGGCGAGAGCGGAGTGCTGCAGGTGACCTTCAGCCGCAAGCCGCAGGGGATCCCCGGTATCAAGCTCTTTGGCATGAGGGGCTACCCGACCCAGCAGGCCGACACCACCCACACCATCGACCCGGCGAAGGTTACGCAGCTTGTGGTTTTCGTCGGCAAGCCCACGGCCGACCACTCCTATGAGATCGACAACGTGCGCGCCGGTGGAACCTACACCCCGCCACCGCCGGACACGGTGACGGCGGAGACCTTCTTCCCCTTCATCGACACCTTCGGCCAGTACGTGCATCGCGAGTGGCCGGGCAAGACCCATTCGGTGGCGGAGATGACTCAGCGCGTGACCGAGGAGGCTAAGGACCTGGCCGACCATCCCCGTCCGGCAACCTGGGACAAGTGGGGCGGCTACGCCAAGGGGCCGACGCTGAAGGCCACGGGGTTCTTCCGCACGGAGAAGTACGACGGCAAGTGGTGGCTGGTCGATCCCGACGGCAAGCTCTTCTGGGCCCACGGAATGGACTGCGTGCGTAGCGGCGACTACACGCCGACCGATGACCGGAAGACGTGGTTCCAGGACTTCGGGGGGGACAAGCCGGAGTTCCAGGAGTTCTGGGGCGTCCAGGGGCACGTTGTGAATGGCTACTATGCGGGCAAGCAGCCCAAGGTCTTCAACTTCACCAACGCCAACCTCAAGCGCAAGTACGGGGATAGCTGGCGGGACCTTTCCGCGCAGCAGGCACACCGGCGTCTCGCAAGCTGGGGCATGAACACGATCGCCAACTGGTCGGACCAGAACGTGTACCTCATGCATCAGACTCCCTACACGGTCGCCGCAGGGACCGGGGGCAAGAACATCGCGGGTAGCACCGGCTACTGGGGGCAGTTCCGGGATGTCTTCGACCCCAGCTTCAAGGAGGCCACACAGAAGCGCATGGCCCAGGAGGTCGGCAAGAGCGCAGGGGACCCCTGGTGCCTGGGCTACTTCGTCGACAATGAGCTCTCGTGGGGCGACGACACTTCTCTGGCCCTGGCGGCTCTCCAGTCACCGGCCGATCAGGCGGCAAAGCGCGTGTTCCTCGAGGACCTCAAGGCGAAGTACGGTACCATCGACAAGCTCAATGCCATCTGGGGAACCACCTGCGCCTCCTGGGAGGCGCTGCTCGAGAGTCGTGCCGCACCGGACAAGCAGAAGGCAGGCGAGGACCTTCGCGCCTTCTACTCCAAGCTCGCCGAGACCTACTTCAAGACCGTGCGGGACTGCGTGAAGGAAGTCGCGCCGGACAACCTGTATCTCGGGTGCCGTTTCGCCTGGACCAACAACGCCGCCGCGCAGGCCGCCGCGAAGTACTGTGACGTGGTGAGCTACAACCTGTACCGGCGCTCTGTGGCCGACCTGGACTTCGCCGGTCTCGGTGACGTGCCGAGGATCATCGGTGAGTTCCACTTCGGCGCCCTCGATCGGGGGATGTTCCACACCGGTCTCGTGAAGGTGAAGGACCAGGCGGAGCGTGCCGACGTGTACCGAAGCTACCTGCGTGGCGCCCTGCTGAATCCCACTTTCGTCGGCACCGGCTGGTTCAAGTACCAGGATGAGCCGACCACGGGTCGCGGGCTGGATGGCGAGAACTACCAGATCGGCTTCGTCGACTGCTGCGACACGCCCTACCCGGAGACCATCGCTGCCTCGCGCGAGGTCGGGGCAGATATGTATGAGGTCCGTCTCGGTCTGGTGAAGTGA
- a CDS encoding alpha-L-fucosidase yields MSPANKPTSEEQDRARRLEWFRKARFGMFIHWGLYAQLGRHEWVMNRERIPLEEYEPLADSWKPGPWPARKWAKLARQAGQRYMVMTTKHHEGFCLFNSELTDYNAVKRGPKRDLVAEYVEAARDEGLKVGFYYSLMDWHHPDGAKCAKNEKSRRRFVDYIHGQIRELLSNYGKIDILWYDVSWPLDAEGWESEKMNRMALELQPDIIINNRNQLPGDFGTPEQHIRAEEGGRMWEACMTFNNAWGYTPIDTDWKDAGAVAGMLRQVAAGGGNLLLNIGPAPDGSVPAPCPKVLKQVGEWLDKYGDAIYDATDAMQQEWSPIGAFTRKGDTLYYHVNRWPGSQIAIGGLQCEVKEAHLMGGPEVAFTQKLDRLVLTGLPEQAPDPVTTVLELKVSGEPRQTLGAGCVMLPKDPWKKL; encoded by the coding sequence ATGTCGCCCGCCAACAAACCAACATCAGAAGAGCAGGATCGCGCACGACGTCTTGAGTGGTTCCGCAAAGCTCGCTTCGGCATGTTCATCCACTGGGGCCTGTACGCCCAGTTGGGCCGCCACGAGTGGGTCATGAACCGCGAACGGATTCCGCTGGAGGAGTACGAGCCACTGGCAGATTCCTGGAAACCGGGACCCTGGCCCGCTCGGAAGTGGGCGAAGCTCGCAAGGCAAGCCGGTCAGCGCTACATGGTCATGACGACCAAGCATCATGAGGGGTTCTGCCTCTTCAACTCCGAGCTGACCGACTACAACGCCGTGAAACGCGGTCCCAAGCGCGACCTGGTGGCGGAGTACGTTGAGGCGGCCCGTGACGAGGGGCTCAAGGTCGGCTTCTACTACTCTCTCATGGACTGGCACCACCCCGACGGGGCCAAGTGCGCGAAAAACGAGAAGTCGCGTCGCCGCTTCGTCGACTACATCCACGGGCAGATCCGCGAGCTGCTGAGCAACTACGGCAAGATCGACATCCTGTGGTATGACGTGTCCTGGCCCCTCGACGCCGAGGGCTGGGAGTCCGAGAAGATGAACCGTATGGCGCTCGAACTGCAGCCCGACATCATCATCAACAACCGTAACCAGCTACCCGGCGACTTCGGCACACCCGAGCAGCACATCCGGGCGGAGGAAGGCGGCCGAATGTGGGAAGCCTGCATGACCTTCAACAACGCCTGGGGCTACACTCCGATTGACACCGACTGGAAGGACGCCGGGGCGGTTGCAGGGATGCTGCGCCAGGTTGCAGCCGGCGGCGGCAACCTCCTGCTGAACATCGGCCCGGCACCGGACGGCAGTGTTCCGGCACCGTGCCCGAAGGTCCTCAAGCAGGTCGGCGAGTGGCTCGACAAGTACGGCGACGCGATCTACGACGCCACGGACGCGATGCAGCAGGAGTGGTCGCCCATCGGCGCCTTCACCCGCAAGGGAGACACACTGTACTACCACGTCAACCGCTGGCCGGGCTCGCAGATCGCTATCGGCGGGCTACAGTGCGAGGTGAAGGAAGCGCATCTGATGGGTGGCCCGGAAGTGGCCTTCACGCAGAAGCTGGACCGCCTGGTGCTGACCGGCTTGCCCGAGCAGGCACCCGATCCGGTGACGACAGTCCTTGAGCTGAAGGTATCGGGAGAACCGCGCCAGACCCTCGGCGCCGGCTGCGTAATGCTCCCCAAGGACCCCTGGAAGAAGCTCTAG
- a CDS encoding sulfatase-like hydrolase/transferase, whose translation MNFLLINPDELRAESVRCYGHLLVETPNIDALAAQGTRFEQCHVQHPVCTPSRASFMTGWYPHVRGHRTLWHCLRPEEPNLLRYLKQSGYQVRWYGKNDLLSPESFALSVTSAETRRRGGMHGANPYSLDDPEYYSFLYEPYKGSLEEHGDYANVSSAIDFLRSKPKEPFAVYLPLTFPHCPYSAPVHWHDRFDPAEVPALRPADLPGKPDFHSLIRETRRLTEVSEELLRKIQAVYLGMTGFTDELVGRLLATLEETGLAEDTTVVFFSDHGDWAGDFGLVEKWPSGLDDCMTRVPFVVHTPGGVSGHVVEEPIECFDMMATVLELAGIEAQHTHFARSLVPQLQGACGDPDRAVFAEGGYARHEPLCFEGTPGQEATWTDRKAIYYPKGKLQQEHPNSVCRAAMIRTATHKLIRRVEGVSELYDLTADPRELNNLYDCSDCSEVRADLESRLLDWYLQTSDVTPFERDPRGLPANPFIAEE comes from the coding sequence ATGAACTTCCTGCTCATCAACCCGGATGAACTGCGTGCCGAGAGCGTGCGCTGCTACGGGCATCTGCTCGTCGAGACGCCGAACATCGACGCGCTCGCCGCCCAGGGCACACGCTTCGAGCAATGCCATGTGCAGCACCCCGTCTGCACGCCGTCGCGGGCGAGCTTCATGACCGGGTGGTACCCGCATGTGCGGGGCCACCGAACGCTGTGGCACTGCCTGCGACCGGAGGAGCCGAACCTGCTGCGCTATCTCAAGCAGTCGGGGTACCAGGTGCGATGGTACGGCAAGAATGATCTGCTCTCGCCGGAGAGCTTTGCGCTCAGCGTGACCTCTGCGGAGACCCGACGCCGCGGCGGAATGCATGGTGCCAATCCCTACTCGCTGGACGACCCCGAGTACTACAGCTTCCTGTACGAGCCCTACAAGGGTTCGCTGGAGGAGCACGGCGATTACGCGAACGTCTCGTCGGCCATCGACTTCCTGCGCTCAAAGCCGAAGGAGCCCTTTGCGGTATACCTACCGCTGACCTTCCCGCACTGCCCGTATTCAGCGCCGGTGCACTGGCACGACCGCTTCGACCCGGCAGAGGTGCCTGCGCTTCGACCGGCGGATCTTCCGGGCAAGCCTGACTTCCACAGCCTGATCCGCGAGACGCGAAGGCTGACCGAGGTCTCCGAGGAGCTGCTGCGCAAGATCCAGGCCGTGTACCTGGGGATGACCGGGTTCACCGACGAGTTGGTCGGAAGGCTGCTGGCGACCCTTGAGGAGACGGGCCTTGCCGAGGACACGACAGTGGTGTTCTTCTCGGATCATGGAGACTGGGCCGGCGACTTTGGCCTGGTGGAGAAGTGGCCCAGCGGCCTCGACGACTGCATGACCCGGGTTCCCTTCGTGGTGCACACTCCCGGAGGGGTCAGCGGGCATGTGGTCGAGGAGCCCATTGAGTGCTTCGACATGATGGCGACGGTGCTTGAGCTCGCGGGGATTGAGGCCCAGCACACACACTTCGCGCGGAGCCTGGTGCCGCAGTTGCAGGGAGCTTGCGGCGACCCAGACCGCGCCGTCTTCGCCGAGGGAGGATACGCACGCCACGAGCCGCTGTGCTTCGAGGGCACTCCGGGCCAGGAGGCCACCTGGACCGACCGGAAAGCCATCTACTACCCGAAGGGCAAGCTCCAGCAGGAACACCCGAACAGCGTCTGCCGAGCGGCGATGATCCGCACAGCCACGCACAAGCTGATTCGGCGGGTGGAGGGCGTCAGTGAGCTGTATGATCTGACCGCGGACCCGCGCGAGTTGAACAACCTCTACGACTGTTCGGACTGCTCTGAGGTGAGGGCAGACCTGGAGTCGCGGCTGCTGGACTGGTACCTGCAGACGAGTGACGTGACGCCCTTTGAGCGTGACCCGCGCGGGCTACCGGCCAACCCCTTCATCGCGGAGGAGTAG